One part of the Amaranthus tricolor cultivar Red isolate AtriRed21 chromosome 16, ASM2621246v1, whole genome shotgun sequence genome encodes these proteins:
- the LOC130803273 gene encoding LRR receptor-like serine/threonine-protein kinase RGI5 — translation METYNLQSIHVYIINMILMIWVVSVSSLSPDGQALLSLLSAADPISKSSSSILSTWNPSSITPCSWKGITCSPQQNVISLSLPNIFLNLSSLPSRLSSLSSLQLLNLSSTNISGSIPPSFGLFSHLRLLDLSDNNLSGSIPKELGNLSSLQFLYLNANKLSGQIPPQLSNLTSLQVLCLQDSLINGSIPSQLGSLLSLQQFRLGGNPYLTGKIPHQLGLLTNLTIFGVAATGLSGNLPYTFGNLQKLETLAVYDTEISGSIPPELGSCSQLTNLYLHMNKMTGEIPPQLGRLKKLSSLLLWGNTLSGSIPAELSNCSDLIVLDLSANNLSGKIPGELGKLVLLQQLHLSDNLLTGSIPSELSNCTSLTTIQFDKNQLSGVIPPQIGDLKFLQSFFLWGNSVSGTIPAEFGNCSELYTLDLSRNKLTGSIPEEILGLKKLSKLLLLGNALTGGLSPAIANCESLVRLRLGENRLSGQIPKEIGQLQNLVFLDLYMNQFSGNLPHEIGNVTVLELLDLHNNHLTGEIPSELGHLVNLEQLDLSKNSFTGEIPLSFGNFSYLNKLILNNNFLSGHIPASIRNMQKLTLLDLSSNNLSGEIPPEIGFLTSLSISLDLSHNALSGQIPEPISSLTQLQSLDLSHNMLSGKIIVLGFLTSLTSLNVSFNNFSGPIPVTPFFKTLTSNSFLDNKNLCQSLDGSTCSSGFFGRHGLNTAKTFTLIFVILASVTTALIVSWIVVARNRRYIVEKSGGNSTAAAGSDDFSYPWTYIPFQKPGFTIDNILDCLKDENIIGKGCSGVVYKAEMPSGELIAVKKLWKTKKEDEIVDSFAAEIEILGHIRHRNIVKLLGYCSNKSVKLLLYNYISNGNLQHLLQNNRNLDWETRYKIAVGSAHGLAYLHHDCVPQIIHRDVKCNNILLDSKYDVYLADFGLAKLMHSSNYHHAISKVAGSYGYIAPEYGYTMNITEKSDVYSYGVVLLEILSGRSAIENQVMGDGQHIVEWVKKKMGSFEPAVSVLDAKLQRLPDQMVQEMLQTLGIAMFCVNSAPSERPTMKEVVALLMEVKTTPEELGKTSQPPIKQQHSTHS, via the exons ATGGAGACTTATAATCTACAATCCATCCATGTTTATATCATAAACATGATTTTAATGATCTGGGTAGTTTCAGTTTCAAGCTTATCACCAGATGGGCAAGCCTTATTATCTCTCTTATCAGCTGCAGACCCCATTTcaaaatcatcatcttcaataCTTTCTACATGGAATCCTTCTTCCATTACTCCATGTTCATGGAAAGGTATTACTTGTTCTCCTCAGCAAAATGtcatttctctttctcttcccaACATCTTTCTCAACCtttcttctcttccttctcGCCTCTCTTCCCTCTCATCTCTTCAACTTCTTAATCTTTCATCCACCAACATCTCTGGTTCCATTCCTCCCTCATTTGGCCTTTTTTCCCATCTTCGTCTTCTCGACCTTTCCGATAATAACCTCTCTGGTTCCATCCCAAAAGAACTAGGAAACCTTTCTTCATTACAGTTCCTTTACTTGAATGCCAATAAACTTTCTGGGCAAATCCCACCTCAGCTTTCTAATTTAACCTCTTTGCAAGTTCTTTGTCTTCAAGATAGTTTGATTAATGGCTCAATACCTTCACAGTTGGGTTCATTACTATCCCTTCAGCAGTTTAGGTTAGGGGGTAACCCTTATTTAACAGGGAAGATCCCTCACCAGTTAGGTTTACTCACTAATCTTACAATATTTGGGGTTGCTGCAACTGGGTTATCCGGAAACCTACCCTATACATTTGGGAACCTCCAAAAATTAGAGACCCTTGCTGTGTATGATACCGAGATTTCTGGGTCGATTCCGCCAGAGTTGGGTTCATGTTCCCAGCTCACAAATTTGTACTTACACATGAATAAGATGACGGGCGAAATACCCCCTCAGTTGGGTAGACTTAAGAAGCTCAGTAGCTTACTTCTATGGGGGAATACTCTATCGGGCAGTATTCCAGCCGAGCTGTCGAATTGTTCGGACTTGATTGTGCTTGATTTATCAGCTAATAATTTATCTGGGAAGATTCCTGGTGAATTGGGGAAATTGGTGTTGTTACAGCAGCTTCATCTATCAGATAATTTACTAACTGGTTCAATTCCTTCTGAGTTGAGTAACTGTACTAGTCTCACTACTATACAGTTTGATAAGAATCAACTTTCAGGTGTTATTCCTCCTCAGATAGGAGATCTTAAGTTTTTGCAGAGCTTTTTCCTATGGGGAAACTCGGTGTCTGGGACTATTCCTGCCGAGTTTGGGAATTGTAGTGAGCTATACACGCTCGATCTTTCGAGGAATAAGCTTACTGGGTCAATCCCAGAGGAAATTTTAGGATTGAAGAAGCTCAGCAAGCTGTTGTTGCTGGGGAATGCATTGACTGGTGGGTTGTCACCGGCTATTGCAAACTGTGAGTCGTTGGTGAGATTGAGGCTGGGAGAAAATCGACTTTCTGGACAGATTCCAAAAGAGATAGGGCAGTTGCAGAATCTTGTTTTTCTCGACTTGTATATGAATCAATTTTCGGGTAATCTCCCTCATGAGATTGGTAATGTCACTGTCCTTGAGCTGCTTGATTTGCACAATAATCATTTGACAGGAGAAATCCCATCTGAGTTGGGACACCTAGTAAACCTTGAACAACTTGATCTAAGTAAGAATAGCTTTACTGGGGAAATACCTTTGAGTTTCGGAAACTTCAGCTACCTAAATAAACTCATCCTTAACAACAATTTCTTATCAGGGCACATTCCTGCTTCCATCCGAAACATGCAAAAACTTACACTTCTTGATCTGAGCTCGAATAACCTATCCGGGGAAATCCCACCTGAAATCGGGTTTTTGACAAGCTTATCGATTAGCTTAGACTTGAGTCATAACGCATTGAGTGGTCAAATCCCGGAACCTATCTCTAGTTTAACTCAGTTGCAGTCTCTAGATCTTTCTCACAACATGCTTTCTGGAAAAATCATAGTGCTTGGTTTCTTAACAAGCCTGACTTCTTTGAATGTCTCCTTCAATAACTTCTCGGGCCCTATTCCCGTTACTCCATTTTTCAAAACCCTAACATCAAATTCCTTTCTCGACAACAAAAACCTCTGTCAATCTCTTGATGGTTCTACATGTTCATCAGGCTTTTTTGGAAGGCATGGTTTAAACACTGCCAAAACATTTACTCTAATATTTGTGATCCTAGCGTCTGTTACAACGGCTCTTATAGTTTCGTGGATAGTCGTTGCAAGAAATCGAAGATACATAGTAGAGAAATCAGGTGGAAACTCGACTGCTGCAGCGGGTTCAGATGATTTCTCTTATCCATGGACTTACATTCCCTTCCAAAAGCCCGGTTTCACAATCGACAACATATTAGACTGCTTAAAAGATGAAAATATCATAGGGAAAGGATGTTCTGGTGTTGTATACAAGGCAGAAATGCCCTCAGGAGAGCTAATTGCTGTTAAAAAACTATGGAAAACGAAGAAAGAAGACGAAATTGTCGATTCATTCGCTGCAGAAATAGAGATCCTTGGGCATATTCGACATAGAAATATCGTGAAGCTGTTGGGTTATTGTTCAAATAAGAGTGTGAAGCTACTGCTTTATAATTACATATCGAATGGAAATTTGCAGCACCTGTTGCAGAATAATCGAAACTTGGACTGGGAAACGAGGTATAAGATTGCTGTTGGATCAGCACATGGTCTTGCTTATCTCCATCACGATTGTGTGCCACAGATTATTCACAGAGATGTCAAATGCAATAACATACTTCTCGATTCAAAGTACGATGTTTATCTCGCGGATTTTGGATTAGCAAAGCTCATGCATTCTTCTAACTATCATCATGCAATATCTAAAGTTGCTGGATCTTATGGATATATAGCTCCAG AGTACGGTTACACAATGAACATAACGGAAAAGAGTGATGTTTACAGTTACGGAGTAGTCCTGTTGGAAATCTTAAGCGGCCGCAGTGCAATTGAAAATCAGGTGATGGGAGATGGACAGCACATAGTTGAGTGGGTAAAGAAGAAAATGGGAAGCTTTGAACCAGCAGTATCTGTATTAGATGCAAAGCTTCAAAGACTACCTGATCAAATGGTGCAAGAAATGCTTCAAACACTAGGGATCGCTATGTTTTGTGTGAACTCGGCACCATCCGAGAGGCCAACAATGAAGGAAGTTGTAGCCTTGCTCATGGAGGTCAAAACTACTCCTGAAGAATTAGGAAAAACCAGTCAACCTCCAATAAAACAGCAGCATTCAACTCATAGCTAG